From Xiphophorus maculatus strain JP 163 A chromosome 12, X_maculatus-5.0-male, whole genome shotgun sequence, the proteins below share one genomic window:
- the lrrtm4 gene encoding leucine-rich repeat transmembrane neuronal protein 4 isoform X2, producing MRKGGRRTSMGLSVLFRWLMFTVAIPAWLLAAPSGTRERRCPSSCRCDGKIVYCESNAFRDVPNNVSVSTQGLSLRYNSLVNLRARQFAGLSQLVWLYLDHNYITAVDGQAFHGIRRLKELILSSNKVTQLKNNTFHDVPNLRNLDLSYNKLQVLKPNQFLGLRKLLSLHLRSNSLKTIPMRVFLDCRNLEFLDIGYNRLRSLTRNAFAGLLKLVELHLEHNQFSKINFAHFPRLTNLRALYLQWNRIRLLTQGLPWMWTSLQKLDLSGNELEVLDASTFQCLPNLQTLNLDSNKLSNVSQRTAETWISLTTISLAGNLWHCNPNICPLVSWLKAFKGNKETTMICTSPKEAQGEKVTDVVETYNICTATPTPIPSTTLPFTSPFQPDFPPLPTQLVADKKLTWNTTASPTPSEAPTPAPLPDTDYVSFHKIIAGSVALFLSVAIILLVIYVSWKHYPSSLKQLQQRSAVKKRQKQARQTERSFNSPLQEYYVDYKPSHSETMDMLVNGTGPYTYTISGSRECEV from the coding sequence GTCTTTCTGTGCTTTTCAGATGGCTTATGTTCACGGTGGCGATACCCGCCTGGCTACTTGCAGCGCCGAGCGGCACCCGGGAGCGCCGCTGCCCCTCCAGCTGCAGATGCGATGGGAAAATAGTATACTGTGAATCCAACGCCTTCCGCGACGTACCGAACAACGTGTCTGTGAGCACGCAGGGCCTCTCCCTCCGTTACAACAGCCTGGTGAACCTCAGAGCCCGGCAATTCGCAGGTCTCAGTCAACTGGTGTGGCTCTACCTCGACCACAATTACATCACTGCGGTGGATGGCCAGGCGTTCCACGGGATCCGGAGGCTCAAGGAGCTGATCCTCAGCTCCAACAAGGTGACGCAGCTGAAGAACAATACGTTCCATGACGTTCCAAATCTACGAAACCTCGACTTGTCCTACAACAAGCTGCAGGTTCTGAAACCCAATCAGTTCTTGGGTTTGCGGAAGCTGCTCAGTTTGCACTTGAGGTCGAACTCCTTAAAGACGATCCCCATGCGGGTTTTCCTCGACTGTCGCAACCTGGAGTTTCTTGATATCGGCTACAACAGGCTCAGGAGCCTGACGCGCAACGCTTTTGCGGGACTCTTAAAGCTGGTCGAGCTTCACTTGGAGCACAACCAGTTTTCAAAGATAAACTTTGCTCACTTCCCCCGCCTGACTAACCTGAGGGCCCTCTACCTCCAGTGGAACCGTATCAGGCTGCTAACCCAGGGCCTGCCGTGGATGTGGACCTCTTTGCAAAAGCTGGACCTTTCAGGAAACGAGCTGGAAGTGCTGGACGCCAGCACGTTTCAGTGCCTGCCCAACCTTCAGACTCTGAATCTGGACTCCAACAAACTCAGCAACGTCTCCCAGCGGACTGCGGAGACTTGGATTTCCCTAACCACCATCAGTCTGGCCGGGAATTTGTGGCACTGTAACCCCAACATATGCCCGCTGGTGTCCTGGCTCAAAGCCTTCAAGGGCAACAAAGAGACTACTATGATTTGTACTAGCCCTAAGGAGGCCCAAGGAGAGAAAGTGACAGATGTGGTGGAGACTTATAACATCTGTACAGCAACCCCGACCCCAATCCCCTCGACGACTTTGCCTTTCACTTCCCCTTTCCAGCCTGATTTCCCGCCTCTTCCTACGCAGCTGGTGGCGGATAAAAAGCTGACCTGGAATACAACGGCCTCGCCAACTCCTTCCGAGGCCCCCACCCCTGCGCCATTGCCCGACACCGACTATGTGTCCTTCCACAAGATCATAGCCGGCAGCGTGGCACTTTTCTTATCTGTGGCTATAATTCTGCTGGTTATCTATGTGTCATGGAAGCACTATCCCAGCAGTCTCAAACAGCTCCAGCAGCGCTCGGCGGTCAAAAAGCGCCAGAAACAGGCACGACAGACTGAGCGCTCCTTTAATTCCCCCCTGCAAGAGTACTATGTGGACTACAAGCCCTCCCATTCAGAGACTATGGATATGCTGGTTAATGGGACGGGACCTTACACGTACACCATCTCAGGCTCCAGGGAATGCGAGGTATGA